From the Clostridiales bacterium FE2011 genome, one window contains:
- a CDS encoding sensor histidine kinase translates to MIAALLSFVMVLPAQVLCLLPMRHQLKPGQKKTVAILAVLNAFLLPMAAFVTIQFSLDINYVLFPMLLVFFVVYQHILKCPISKTLAVFLSVSALMAILCNLTCAIEASFDPASGANTLSLKSALIQLGVNTVALGILFFPFFRHGSRLIDELKLEKIWYMTLPFSGVMIICNLFIRPLKYETLFVNNVFRSFLFSIFTFLILWNMLCVIYYQIVMGALNASRTRERMRMLEMQESQFESQQQYMESFARTRHDFRQNILTMKNLYHEGNYEQLGQYIDEYYDALPIPETRHYCSNRALNALLNYYAGKAKENAIPISFRIDIPQKTSVSDVDLCTIIGNILENAVAASLEIPAEKRSLLLSGLVQNNRLYIVATNSFNGLVKERNGKYLSRRHSGSGIGLKSIRTSAEKYHGKAEFSHDGCEFHSDVMLLLQPA, encoded by the coding sequence GTGATTGCAGCCCTGCTCTCCTTTGTCATGGTACTCCCGGCCCAGGTTCTGTGCCTCCTGCCTATGCGCCATCAGCTGAAGCCCGGCCAGAAGAAAACCGTCGCCATCCTGGCAGTACTGAACGCGTTCCTTCTTCCCATGGCCGCCTTCGTCACGATCCAGTTCTCGCTGGATATCAACTATGTTCTTTTTCCGATGCTGCTGGTCTTTTTTGTGGTCTATCAGCATATCCTGAAGTGTCCTATCAGCAAGACCCTGGCTGTATTCCTGTCTGTTTCCGCCCTGATGGCCATTCTCTGCAATCTCACCTGTGCCATCGAGGCCTCTTTCGATCCTGCCTCCGGCGCCAATACCCTCAGCCTGAAGTCGGCCCTGATCCAATTGGGTGTCAACACTGTCGCCTTGGGGATCCTTTTCTTCCCGTTCTTCCGTCACGGCAGCCGGCTCATCGACGAACTGAAACTGGAAAAGATCTGGTATATGACTCTGCCCTTTTCCGGTGTCATGATCATCTGCAATTTGTTCATCCGTCCACTGAAATATGAGACCCTTTTTGTCAACAACGTTTTTCGTTCTTTCCTGTTTTCCATTTTTACCTTCCTTATCCTGTGGAATATGCTCTGTGTCATCTATTACCAGATCGTCATGGGCGCCCTGAATGCTTCCCGTACCCGGGAGCGGATGAGAATGCTGGAAATGCAGGAAAGTCAGTTCGAGTCCCAGCAGCAGTACATGGAATCCTTCGCCCGCACCCGCCATGACTTCCGCCAGAATATCCTGACGATGAAGAACCTTTATCACGAAGGAAACTATGAACAGCTGGGCCAGTATATTGATGAATATTATGACGCGCTTCCCATTCCGGAAACCCGCCATTACTGTTCAAACCGTGCTCTCAATGCCCTGCTGAACTATTATGCGGGCAAGGCAAAGGAAAATGCTATCCCGATTTCCTTCCGCATTGATATCCCGCAGAAGACTTCCGTCTCGGATGTGGACCTGTGCACCATCATCGGCAACATCCTGGAGAATGCCGTCGCGGCCTCCCTGGAGATTCCCGCCGAAAAACGCAGCCTGCTGCTTTCCGGCCTGGTACAGAATAACCGGCTGTATATCGTGGCCACCAATTCCTTCAACGGCTTGGTCAAAGAGCGTAACGGCAAATATCTGTCCCGCCGCCATAGCGGCAGCGGCATCGGTCTGAAGTCCATCCGGACCTCCGCCGAGAAATATCACGGCAAAGCGGAGTTCTCCCATGACGGCTGTGAATTCCACAGCGACGTCATGCTCCTTCTCCAGCCGGCATAA
- a CDS encoding class I SAM-dependent methyltransferase, producing MNDHYYTRVPQSESRPVGCEYTYRGIPLSFQTDAGVFSKGEVDTGTRLLLEALPEEMKGDVLDLGCGWGVIGISIARKWPETRVTMADVNTRALDLSRENAKRNRVEVTCIESDGMAAVEGQTFDAVVTNPPIRAGKQVIYKMFADAAKSLNPGGALYLVIRKQQGAESCMKYLQTLYDSVEKLDKSAGFWVLKAMNCDRC from the coding sequence ATGAACGATCATTATTATACCCGGGTGCCGCAGAGCGAATCGAGACCGGTAGGGTGTGAGTATACCTACCGGGGGATTCCGCTGAGCTTCCAGACGGATGCGGGAGTATTCTCCAAGGGAGAAGTGGATACCGGTACGCGGCTGCTGCTGGAGGCGCTGCCGGAAGAAATGAAGGGTGATGTCCTGGACCTGGGCTGCGGCTGGGGCGTGATCGGGATTTCGATTGCGCGAAAATGGCCGGAAACCCGGGTGACCATGGCGGACGTGAACACGAGGGCGCTGGACCTGAGCCGAGAGAACGCGAAGCGGAACCGGGTTGAGGTTACCTGTATTGAAAGCGACGGTATGGCGGCCGTGGAAGGGCAGACCTTTGACGCAGTGGTGACCAACCCGCCGATCCGGGCAGGGAAACAGGTGATCTACAAGATGTTCGCGGACGCGGCGAAGAGCCTGAACCCCGGCGGCGCGCTGTATCTGGTGATCAGGAAACAGCAGGGCGCGGAAAGCTGTATGAAGTACCTGCAGACATTGTATGACAGTGTGGAGAAGCTGGATAAATCAGCGGGATTCTGGGTGCTTAAAGCAATGAATTGCGATCGCTGTTAA
- a CDS encoding alanine--tRNA ligase, whose product MTSKELRNAWIRFYEERGHINIGAVSLIGDGTTGVMFNVAGMQPLMPYLLGKEHPSGKKRLCNVQGCVRTVDIESVGDPTHFTFFEMMGNWSLGDYFKQEKTQWSYDLLTKVFGLDSKEICSTVFEGNDAAPRDDETADLLKKVGILPEHIFYLPKSDNWWELEGTTGTPCGPDNEWFYPRHNKPCGPNCGPACGCGRYVEIGNDVYMQYVKNADGYSPLANKNVDTGFGLDRMLAFLNGVTDGYKTDLFIPVIKHLEEKSGKSYDDDPEAQKAMRIIADHIRTSTMLIGDVKGILPSNVGAGYILRRLLRRAIRYTRQLGLESSVLAEVSRIFIEQIYDEAYPLLVEKKDYILDEIMKEAARFEATLATGMKEFTKCITGIRRKNEFMAQKDPSYKPETEISGKQAFRLYDTYGFPLELTEELAAEEGLTVDANGFAEAFKEHQAISKQEGAAKGGLTERNEETAKLHTATHLLQAALRKVLGDEVAQKGSNITTERLRFDFSFSRKMTPEEIAEVERLVNVAIDAKVPVVMEEMTVQEAKEKGAIGLFESKYGEKVKTYKMGEYSFEICGGPHAANTGDLGSFKIRKEESSSAGVRRIKATIAPKE is encoded by the coding sequence ATCACGTCCAAGGAACTGAGAAATGCCTGGATCCGTTTCTATGAAGAACGGGGACATATCAATATCGGAGCCGTCTCGCTGATCGGCGACGGGACCACCGGCGTCATGTTCAACGTGGCTGGCATGCAGCCCCTGATGCCTTATCTGCTGGGCAAGGAGCATCCGTCCGGAAAGAAGCGCCTGTGCAACGTGCAGGGCTGCGTCCGTACGGTGGATATTGAAAGCGTCGGCGACCCCACCCACTTCACCTTCTTTGAGATGATGGGCAACTGGTCCCTGGGCGATTATTTCAAACAGGAAAAAACCCAGTGGAGCTACGACCTGCTGACCAAGGTTTTCGGCCTGGACAGCAAGGAAATCTGCTCCACCGTGTTTGAAGGCAATGACGCCGCTCCCCGGGATGATGAAACCGCAGATCTGCTGAAGAAGGTCGGCATCCTGCCGGAGCACATCTTCTACCTGCCCAAGAGCGATAACTGGTGGGAGCTGGAAGGCACCACCGGCACCCCCTGCGGTCCCGACAACGAGTGGTTCTACCCCCGTCACAACAAGCCCTGCGGCCCGAACTGCGGGCCGGCCTGCGGCTGCGGACGGTATGTCGAGATCGGTAATGACGTTTACATGCAGTACGTCAAGAACGCCGACGGCTATTCTCCCCTGGCGAACAAGAACGTGGATACCGGCTTCGGTCTCGACCGTATGCTGGCCTTCCTGAACGGCGTGACCGACGGCTACAAGACCGACCTGTTCATCCCGGTCATCAAGCACCTGGAAGAAAAGTCCGGCAAGAGCTACGATGATGATCCGGAAGCCCAGAAGGCTATGCGCATCATCGCGGACCATATCCGCACCTCCACCATGCTCATCGGCGATGTGAAGGGCATCCTGCCCTCCAACGTGGGCGCCGGTTACATCCTGCGCCGCCTGCTCCGCCGCGCCATCCGCTACACCCGCCAGCTGGGTCTGGAATCCTCCGTCCTGGCTGAGGTCAGCCGGATCTTCATTGAGCAGATTTACGATGAAGCCTATCCGCTGCTGGTGGAAAAGAAAGACTATATCCTGGACGAAATCATGAAGGAAGCCGCCCGCTTCGAAGCGACCCTGGCCACCGGCATGAAGGAGTTCACCAAGTGCATCACCGGCATCCGCCGCAAGAACGAGTTCATGGCCCAGAAGGATCCGTCCTACAAGCCGGAAACCGAAATCAGCGGCAAGCAGGCCTTCCGTCTCTACGACACCTACGGTTTCCCGCTGGAACTGACCGAAGAACTGGCTGCCGAGGAAGGCCTCACCGTGGACGCCAACGGCTTCGCCGAAGCGTTCAAGGAGCACCAGGCCATCAGTAAGCAGGAAGGCGCCGCCAAGGGCGGTCTGACCGAGCGGAACGAAGAAACCGCCAAGCTGCACACCGCCACCCACCTGCTGCAGGCTGCCCTGCGCAAGGTTCTGGGTGATGAAGTTGCCCAGAAGGGTTCCAACATCACCACCGAGCGTCTCCGTTTCGACTTCTCCTTCAGCCGGAAGATGACCCCTGAAGAAATCGCCGAAGTGGAACGCCTGGTCAATGTGGCCATCGATGCCAAAGTGCCGGTCGTCATGGAAGAGATGACCGTGCAGGAAGCCAAGGAAAAGGGCGCTATCGGCCTGTTCGAGAGCAAGTACGGCGAGAAGGTCAAGACCTACAAGATGGGCGAGTATTCCTTCGAAATCTGCGGTGGTCCCCACGCTGCCAACACCGGCGACCTGGGCTCCTTCAAGATCCGCAAGGAAGAATCCTCTTCCGCCGGCGTCCGCCGCATCAAGGCCACGATTGCCCCGAAAGAATAA
- a CDS encoding NUDIX hydrolase, whose amino-acid sequence MQFDLSGEFDRLSETTASSEDIFNGIVLHVKRDTVTLSNGSSAIREVIRHIGAVCVIPITENNEVIMERQYRYPLDKVILEIPAGKLDAPDEDRLSAIKRELREETGYTADEWTEIGDFHPAPAYSDEYITMYMARGLHKGKQDLDEDEFLDVYTIPLSELVEDVMAGKISDAKTQVCILKAARILGL is encoded by the coding sequence ATGCAGTTTGACCTTTCCGGAGAATTTGATCGTCTCTCCGAGACGACCGCCTCCTCCGAGGACATCTTCAACGGCATTGTCCTTCACGTGAAGCGGGACACCGTCACCCTTTCCAACGGCAGCAGCGCCATCCGGGAAGTGATCCGCCATATCGGCGCGGTCTGCGTCATCCCGATCACTGAGAACAACGAAGTGATCATGGAGCGGCAGTACCGTTATCCGCTGGACAAGGTCATCCTGGAGATCCCCGCCGGCAAGCTGGACGCCCCGGATGAGGACCGGCTCTCCGCCATCAAGCGGGAGCTGCGGGAGGAAACCGGCTACACCGCGGACGAGTGGACGGAAATCGGCGATTTCCATCCCGCTCCCGCCTACAGCGACGAGTACATCACCATGTATATGGCCCGGGGACTGCATAAAGGAAAGCAGGACCTGGACGAGGATGAATTCCTGGACGTGTACACCATTCCCCTTTCCGAACTGGTGGAAGACGTCATGGCCGGAAAGATCTCCGACGCCAAAACCCAGGTCTGTATCCTCAAAGCTGCCCGGATCCTGGGTCTGTAA
- the ald gene encoding alanine dehydrogenase, producing MKIGCVKEIKNNEYRVGLTPDNVRAYIAAGHHVYIEMGAGIGSGFTDNEYVDAGASLIDNAADVWHLVDMMVKVKEPLECEYPLFRDGLILYTYLHLAADKQQTDALLKGKVNAVAYETLQEKDRSLPLLAPMSQIAGRLSIQEGAKYLEKKFGGEGILLAGVPGTPKANVVILGGGTVGMNACKIAVGMGANVTILDISLKRLEELDNMFGAHIQTLVSNDSNVERVLKDADLVIGSVLIPGGSTPKLFKQKYLKEMKDGAVFVDVAIDQGGCGESSHVTTHDDPVYKLDGVVHYCVGNMPGAVPRTSTIALTNATVKYGLEIAAVGLEEACRKSEVIRSGVNTYAGKLTNRNVAAAHSYEFTELQELI from the coding sequence ATGAAGATCGGCTGTGTCAAAGAGATTAAGAACAATGAATACCGGGTTGGCCTGACCCCTGACAACGTCCGCGCCTATATCGCAGCAGGACATCATGTGTATATTGAAATGGGTGCCGGCATCGGCTCCGGTTTCACCGACAATGAATATGTGGACGCAGGCGCTTCCCTGATCGACAACGCCGCGGATGTATGGCACCTGGTGGATATGATGGTTAAGGTCAAGGAGCCGCTGGAATGCGAATATCCCCTCTTCCGGGACGGCCTGATCCTTTACACCTATCTGCACCTGGCTGCCGACAAGCAGCAGACCGACGCCCTGCTGAAGGGCAAGGTCAACGCCGTGGCGTATGAAACCCTGCAGGAAAAGGACCGCTCCCTGCCCCTGCTGGCTCCCATGAGCCAGATCGCCGGCCGCCTGTCCATCCAGGAAGGCGCCAAGTACCTGGAGAAGAAGTTCGGCGGTGAAGGCATCCTGCTGGCCGGCGTGCCCGGCACCCCCAAGGCCAACGTGGTCATCCTTGGCGGCGGCACCGTGGGTATGAACGCCTGCAAGATCGCCGTCGGCATGGGCGCCAACGTCACCATCCTGGATATCAGCCTGAAGCGGCTGGAGGAGCTGGACAACATGTTCGGCGCCCATATTCAGACCCTGGTTTCCAATGACAGCAACGTGGAACGCGTGCTGAAGGACGCGGACCTGGTCATCGGCTCCGTGCTGATCCCCGGCGGCTCCACCCCGAAGCTGTTCAAGCAGAAATACCTGAAGGAAATGAAGGACGGCGCGGTCTTCGTCGATGTGGCTATCGACCAGGGCGGCTGCGGCGAATCCTCCCACGTCACCACCCATGACGATCCGGTTTACAAGCTGGACGGCGTGGTTCACTACTGCGTCGGCAACATGCCCGGCGCCGTACCGCGGACCAGCACCATCGCCCTGACCAACGCCACCGTGAAATACGGCCTGGAGATCGCTGCGGTCGGTCTGGAAGAAGCCTGCCGGAAGAGCGAAGTGATCCGTTCCGGCGTCAACACCTATGCCGGGAAGCTGACCAACAGGAACGTGGCGGCTGCCCACAGCTATGAATTTACAGAATTGCAGGAACTCATCTGA
- a CDS encoding response regulator transcription factor has translation MHIALTDDRPDALAKLSETLNEYADRNGLHFDLHTYSGGEELLEALSSQHFSLIFLDVYMNGISGIETAARIREIDEEVCLVFLTTSNEHQAEAIHWHVYDYINKDEGPEAVFRVMDRLLRGHIRDTFPTLRFTAGKTEISLPYSDLVCLTADRNYLVIHSRQKKEYRTRMTLSSVWSKLEQDGRFLQVLRGVIVNMDYITDIADNTCCLQGDLRLPVSVRNRATIEQLWTDYTFSRIRRESMAEGGIRP, from the coding sequence ATGCACATTGCGCTCACAGATGACAGGCCGGATGCCCTGGCAAAACTGTCGGAAACCCTGAATGAATACGCCGACAGGAACGGTCTTCATTTTGACCTGCATACATATTCCGGCGGTGAGGAGCTTCTGGAAGCTCTCTCCTCACAGCATTTTTCTCTTATCTTCCTGGACGTCTACATGAATGGAATCTCAGGGATTGAAACCGCCGCCAGAATCCGCGAAATAGACGAGGAGGTCTGCCTGGTTTTCCTGACCACCAGCAATGAGCATCAGGCCGAGGCCATCCACTGGCACGTCTATGACTATATCAACAAGGACGAAGGACCTGAGGCCGTTTTCCGGGTCATGGACCGTCTGCTTCGCGGACATATCCGTGATACGTTCCCGACCCTCCGGTTTACCGCCGGCAAAACGGAAATCAGTCTCCCCTACAGTGACCTGGTCTGTCTTACGGCGGACCGGAACTACCTGGTTATTCACAGCCGCCAGAAAAAAGAATACCGTACCCGGATGACGCTTTCTTCCGTCTGGTCCAAGCTGGAGCAGGATGGCCGCTTCCTCCAGGTCCTCCGCGGAGTCATCGTCAATATGGACTATATCACTGATATTGCCGACAACACCTGCTGCCTGCAGGGAGATCTCCGACTTCCCGTCAGCGTCCGGAACCGCGCCACAATTGAGCAGCTCTGGACCGACTATACTTTTTCCAGGATTCGCCGTGAAAGCATGGCGGAAGGAGGAATCCGCCCGTGA
- a CDS encoding rRNA pseudouridine synthase, whose product MKMRLDRWLATLSVGSRSEVKQWIRGGQAAVNGRVIRDPALSFETEQDSLTLNGKALDGRVVRHVMLHKPAGLLTAARDAKQPTVMDLLPPVYRSIGCMPVGRLDKDTTGLLVLTCDGELNHRLLSPGRHVDKRYRALVEGELEEKDIETFASGMDLGDFTAQPAKLTILRPSVAEVIISEGKFHQVKRMFSAVGHEVLELHRCAFGPLELDPELAEGQWRELTDEELKALRQAAGMGEV is encoded by the coding sequence ATGAAAATGAGGCTGGACCGCTGGCTGGCTACGCTTTCCGTCGGCAGCCGCAGTGAGGTTAAACAATGGATCCGCGGCGGACAGGCCGCGGTGAATGGGCGGGTCATCCGGGATCCCGCCCTTTCTTTTGAGACGGAACAGGACAGCCTGACGCTGAACGGCAAAGCACTGGACGGACGGGTCGTCCGCCATGTGATGCTGCACAAGCCTGCCGGGCTGCTGACCGCGGCGCGGGACGCCAAGCAGCCTACGGTGATGGACCTGCTGCCGCCGGTGTACCGGAGCATTGGATGCATGCCGGTGGGCAGGCTGGACAAGGACACTACCGGACTGCTGGTGCTGACCTGCGACGGGGAACTGAACCACCGGCTGCTGAGCCCGGGACGCCATGTGGACAAGCGCTACAGGGCGCTGGTGGAAGGCGAACTGGAAGAGAAGGATATTGAAACCTTTGCTTCCGGGATGGATCTGGGAGATTTCACCGCCCAGCCCGCGAAGCTGACGATCCTGAGACCGTCCGTGGCGGAGGTGATTATCTCCGAAGGAAAGTTCCACCAGGTGAAACGGATGTTCTCCGCGGTGGGGCATGAAGTGCTGGAACTGCACCGCTGTGCTTTCGGTCCGCTGGAACTGGATCCGGAACTGGCGGAAGGACAATGGCGGGAACTGACAGACGAGGAGCTGAAAGCCCTGCGGCAGGCCGCAGGCATGGGGGAAGTATGA
- a CDS encoding sigma-70 family RNA polymerase sigma factor: MEQYGSSLLRMCALYLKDADLAQDAVQETFIRAYRHSDNYRGESSEKTWLTAIAINVSRDMLKSAWFRHHSRSTDIDTLPEQPAVFEFPDNTVLTEVMHLPAKYREVILLRYYEGLKLKEVASALGLSDGRVRSRLNKANELLRDRLKEWYYNEEQ; the protein is encoded by the coding sequence ATGGAACAGTACGGCAGCAGCCTATTGAGAATGTGCGCTCTCTATCTGAAGGACGCGGATCTTGCGCAGGACGCTGTGCAGGAAACATTCATCAGGGCATACCGGCATTCAGACAATTATCGCGGAGAGAGTTCAGAAAAGACATGGCTGACAGCCATCGCAATCAACGTCAGCCGTGACATGCTGAAATCCGCCTGGTTCCGCCACCACAGCCGGTCAACAGATATCGACACGCTGCCCGAACAGCCTGCTGTTTTTGAGTTTCCGGATAACACAGTATTGACCGAGGTCATGCATCTGCCTGCAAAGTACCGGGAAGTGATCCTTCTCCGGTATTACGAAGGACTCAAACTGAAGGAAGTCGCAAGCGCGCTGGGATTATCCGACGGCAGGGTCCGGTCCCGATTGAATAAAGCGAATGAACTTTTACGGGACAGGTTAAAGGAGTGGTATTACAATGAAGAACAATGA
- a CDS encoding aconitate hydratase, which produces MVTTTQLRRAQPHLRQSAVAGYFFRRNGMNLTQKILNAHLVSGKPAAGEEVSIRIDQTLTQDSTGTMAYLQFEAMGIGRVRTMKSVAYIDHNTLQTGFENADDHQYIQSVTKKHGIFCSKPGNGICHQVHLERFGVPGLTLLGSDSHTPTGGGIGMLAIGAGGLDVAVAMGGGAYYLTYPKVVGIRLSGSLPYGVAAKDIILEVLRRLTVKGGVGKVMEYIGEGVKTLTVPERATIANMGAELGATTSVFPSDEVTRAFLKAQGREADFRELAADADAEYDDIVDIDLNTLEPLVAQPHMPDNVDTVKNIGPIKVDQVFIGSCTNSSYQDMMRVARILKGKTVHPDVSLVIGPGSKQVLTMLARNGALADMLGAGARILESACGPCIGMGQSPKTNAVSVRTNNRNFYARSGTASAGIYLTSCETAAVTALTGVLTDPRTLDLDLTVEQPKQFEVNDNLVIPPVAEGQEDTVDVVRGPNIKPFPLGHDLENDVSGKVLLKMEDNITTDHIMPSNAKLLPFRSNIPHLADFCLTPVDETFPARAKEEKGGILVAGANYGQGSSREHAALVPLYLGIRAVAAKSFARIHQANLINNGILPLTFADEKDYDRIDQGDTLSLPGVREKIEAGEETLVLKNETKGETYAVKMPLTERQKGMILSGGLINYIRSNA; this is translated from the coding sequence ATGGTAACAACAACACAGTTGCGGAGAGCTCAGCCGCATCTCCGGCAGAGCGCCGTGGCTGGTTATTTTTTTCGGAGGAATGGTATGAATTTAACTCAGAAGATTCTGAATGCCCACCTGGTTAGCGGAAAACCCGCGGCAGGCGAAGAGGTCTCCATCCGGATTGACCAGACCCTGACGCAGGACTCCACGGGAACCATGGCTTACCTGCAGTTTGAGGCTATGGGTATCGGCCGGGTCAGAACCATGAAGAGCGTAGCCTATATTGACCACAATACCCTGCAGACCGGCTTTGAAAACGCGGATGACCACCAGTACATCCAGAGCGTAACAAAGAAGCACGGCATCTTCTGCTCCAAGCCCGGCAACGGCATCTGCCACCAGGTGCACCTGGAACGCTTCGGCGTACCGGGACTGACCCTGCTGGGCAGCGACAGCCACACCCCCACCGGCGGCGGCATCGGCATGCTGGCCATCGGCGCGGGCGGCCTGGACGTGGCGGTGGCCATGGGCGGCGGCGCCTACTACCTGACCTACCCGAAGGTGGTCGGTATCCGCCTGAGCGGCAGCCTGCCCTACGGTGTGGCCGCCAAGGATATCATCCTGGAGGTGCTCCGCCGGCTGACCGTGAAGGGCGGCGTGGGCAAGGTAATGGAATACATCGGCGAGGGTGTGAAGACCCTGACGGTACCGGAACGCGCCACCATCGCGAACATGGGCGCGGAGCTGGGCGCCACCACCTCCGTATTCCCCAGTGACGAAGTGACCCGCGCCTTCCTGAAGGCCCAGGGCCGGGAAGCGGATTTCCGGGAACTGGCTGCGGACGCGGATGCTGAATATGATGATATCGTGGATATCGACCTGAATACCCTGGAGCCCCTGGTGGCTCAGCCCCATATGCCGGACAACGTGGACACCGTGAAGAACATCGGACCGATCAAGGTGGACCAGGTGTTCATCGGCAGCTGCACCAACTCCAGCTATCAGGATATGATGCGGGTGGCCCGGATCCTGAAGGGCAAGACCGTGCATCCGGACGTGAGCCTGGTGATCGGACCCGGATCCAAACAGGTGCTGACCATGCTGGCCCGCAACGGCGCGCTGGCGGATATGCTCGGTGCCGGTGCCCGGATCCTGGAGAGCGCCTGCGGCCCCTGCATCGGCATGGGTCAGAGCCCGAAGACCAACGCGGTCTCCGTGCGGACCAACAACCGGAACTTCTACGCCCGCAGCGGGACTGCCTCCGCGGGCATCTACCTGACCAGCTGCGAAACCGCGGCGGTAACCGCCCTGACCGGCGTGCTGACCGATCCCCGGACGCTGGACCTGGACCTGACGGTGGAACAGCCGAAGCAGTTTGAAGTAAACGACAACCTGGTGATCCCGCCGGTGGCGGAAGGCCAGGAGGATACTGTGGACGTGGTTCGCGGCCCGAACATCAAGCCCTTCCCGCTGGGACACGACCTGGAGAATGACGTCAGCGGCAAGGTCTTGCTGAAGATGGAAGACAACATCACCACAGACCATATCATGCCCAGCAACGCGAAACTGCTGCCCTTCCGCAGCAACATTCCGCACCTGGCTGATTTCTGCCTGACTCCTGTGGACGAAACCTTCCCGGCACGGGCCAAGGAAGAAAAGGGCGGTATTCTGGTAGCCGGCGCCAACTACGGCCAGGGCTCCAGCCGTGAGCACGCCGCACTGGTACCGCTGTACCTGGGCATCCGTGCCGTGGCGGCCAAGAGCTTTGCCCGCATTCACCAGGCGAACCTGATCAACAACGGCATCCTGCCCCTGACCTTCGCGGACGAGAAGGACTATGACCGGATCGACCAGGGCGATACCCTGAGCCTGCCGGGCGTCCGGGAAAAGATCGAAGCGGGCGAGGAAACCCTGGTGCTGAAGAACGAGACCAAGGGCGAGACCTACGCCGTGAAGATGCCGCTGACCGAGCGCCAGAAGGGCATGATCCTCTCCGGCGGACTGATCAACTACATCAGATCCAATGCTTAA